One Thermodesulfobacteriota bacterium genomic window, GCTTTACCTTCTGAAGACCGTTTATTATCACTTTCTCGCCGACTTTAATACCCTTGGAAATAACCCTATCTCCCTTGTAGGTTGAACCGGCTGTAACATTTCTGAATTCGACTTTGTTGTTATCTCCCACCACATATACATAGTTTTCTCCCTGCTGCTCCCCAACTGCCTGCTCTGGGACCACTATTGTGTTGGGCTGCTCTTTTAACAAGAGCTGAACTTTCACATACTGCCCGGGCAATATAGTTTTCGCGCTGTTTCCAACAGTACCTCTTAGGGTAATAGTTCCTGTAGTTACATCAACTTGGTTATCTATAAAATCAATTATGCCGTCTTGTGGGTGTTTGCTCTCATCAGGAAGCATAACACTAAAGGTAAGAGGCTTTATGTTTTGTTGTTTTAATACTTCAGGAATGTCTCTTTCAGCCACATTGAAATACACATAGATCGGATCTAGCTGGACTAGAGTCGCAAGCTGTGTGGCCTCTTCGGCTCCGACTAAATTTCCGACATCGACGAGTCTTCTGCCGATTCGTCCGTCAAAGGGAGCATTCATCGTACAGTAGCTTAGGTCAAGTTCTGCCTGAAATACGTTTGCACGATCTGCTTCTACCATCGCTTTTGCTTCTTTGACAGTTGTTACATATTCATCATAGGCGTCTTGTGTTATGTAGTCTTTCTCTACAAGTGGTTTGTAGCGTCTAACCTGCTCTCTAGCAAATGCTAGTGCCGCCAGATCCTCTTGCAGCTGTGCCTCAGCAGCCACCAGAGCCGCCTCAAAAGGCCGTGGGTCTATTACAAACAATAAATCACCCTCATTTACATCGGCGCCGTCTACAAATGCTCTTTCTACTAAAAAGCCTTCTACTCTTGCGTTTATATAAACTTGCTTGATTGATTGAAGTGAGCCAACGTAGTCAAGATATATAGGCACCGTCTCTGATTTTGACTCTGCAACAGTAACAAGAGGCTCTGTCTTTTTTTGCTTATCTTTATCACTTTTTCCGCAGCCTATGAGCGCAAAACTAAACACCAATACCAGTGAA contains:
- a CDS encoding efflux RND transporter periplasmic adaptor subunit; its protein translation is MKNSNIYSLTIFSLVLVFSFALIGCGKSDKDKQKKTEPLVTVAESKSETVPIYLDYVGSLQSIKQVYINARVEGFLVERAFVDGADVNEGDLLFVIDPRPFEAALVAAEAQLQEDLAALAFAREQVRRYKPLVEKDYITQDAYDEYVTTVKEAKAMVEADRANVFQAELDLSYCTMNAPFDGRIGRRLVDVGNLVGAEEATQLATLVQLDPIYVYFNVAERDIPEVLKQQNIKPLTFSVMLPDESKHPQDGIIDFIDNQVDVTTGTITLRGTVGNSAKTILPGQYVKVQLLLKEQPNTIVVPEQAVGEQQGENYVYVVGDNNKVEFRNVTAGSTYKGDRVISKGIKVGEKVIINGLQKVKPGITVKTETQAQAEANKKAASSPSPVPTGTTE